From the Streptomyces sp. 846.5 genome, the window TCTGCCAGGCGGTGCCGCTCCTGCCGATGGCCTCAGGGGCGACGGTCGGCCACACCACGCCGCGCGCGGCGTCGTCACGCCGGGCCGAGTCCAGCCAGTGCCGCAGCACCTGGTCGGCCGGGGTCCCCTCGGGCAACTCGTCGACCAGCCGGTTCGCTGCGTCCACCAGCGTCCTGGTGGTGTTGGTGTTGGCGTTCTCCCAGGTGAAGTTCTGCAGGTCGGCCGTGGACACCCGGGGGTCGCCGCCGGTGCCCAGCCGCAGCTTCGCCTGGTTCTCATCCAGGCCCTTGGGCGCGTCGTAGCCGATGTTGCTGTGCTTGCCCTGGGCCCTGGCCCACCCGAGGAAACTGCCGTAGGTCATGAACTCCGGGTGGGTCTGCTGGACGTGGTAGGTCTCCATGAACGCTTCCAGGGCCGTCTTCCAGTTGCAGTCGAAGACCAGCCAACGGCGCCAGCGGAAGCGCATGTTCTGGAGCTGGAAGGGGTCCAGCAGGGTGGCCGCGGGTTCGAGGTAGTCCCGCAGCGGCTCGCACTCCGGGTCCAGGTTGATCCAGATCCAGCCGCCCCAGGTGTCCAGCTTGACCTCGACCAGCCGGGTGTTCTGCTCGGTCAGCCCGCACGGCCAGTCCTCCCCCAGGGCGACCCGGGTGCACTCGCCATCGAGGTTGTACCGCCACCCGTGGAACCCGCAGACGAACATCCTGCGGCGGCCGCGGGCGTCACGCGCGCCCGGCGGGGTGTCGACCAGCGGACGGCCCCGGTGCGAGCAGACGTTGTAGTAGGCGCGGATGGTGTCCGCCGACGTGCGCACCACGATGACCGAGTCGTCGAGGATGTCGTAGGTGAGGTAGTCGCCAACCTTGGGCAGTTCCTCCACCC encodes:
- a CDS encoding aromatic ring-hydroxylating dioxygenase subunit alpha; the encoded protein is MSTQESAEPVTEPLSQPLTIGVEAYISEEYARAERDKLWAKVWQQVGRVEELPKVGDYLTYDILDDSVIVVRTSADTIRAYYNVCSHRGRPLVDTPPGARDARGRRRMFVCGFHGWRYNLDGECTRVALGEDWPCGLTEQNTRLVEVKLDTWGGWIWINLDPECEPLRDYLEPAATLLDPFQLQNMRFRWRRWLVFDCNWKTALEAFMETYHVQQTHPEFMTYGSFLGWARAQGKHSNIGYDAPKGLDENQAKLRLGTGGDPRVSTADLQNFTWENANTNTTRTLVDAANRLVDELPEGTPADQVLRHWLDSARRDDAARGVVWPTVAPEAIGRSGTAWQIFPNFQIGHALNNMLCYSARPYGYDPNKCIFEAAVYELYPEGQEPQTEWEFTPVGDPGWRTVLPQDFSNMAAVQKGMKARGFTGPKPNPYRERSIVNLHHNLARYMGTGAPRELP